A region from the Salidesulfovibrio onnuriiensis genome encodes:
- a CDS encoding AMP-binding protein, which produces MSSTLEIPTLKAALERSVELYADRPALSFVDGEQTTYARFHELVKDVSMLLQDRGVLPGDRVALIGENMPNWGVAYFAITSMGAVAVPILQEFHDTAVHHILRHSESVAVFATNRFMHKVEEADSDDLHTTIVLDDFTVLGHKDDLRQSFKEAMAHARSRYEQVKDKVMKLMKKSESHETGPDDTAVILYTSGTTGHSKGVILTHRNVVFDAESTANIVNVTQEDRLLSVLPLAHTYECTLGLVIPVLRGASVFYLPKPPTPRTLLPAMEKVKPTYLLIVPLIIEKIYKNRILPKLAGSGIGRNLMKIGAAKKKLQQVAGKKLMEAFGGNIKCIPIGGAFLSPEVELFLRNAGIPYAIGYGMTETSPLVSGSTPEMTKYRAAGYPIPGVDVKIEKPDPETGEGEILVKGPNVMQGYYKAPKVTEEVFTEDGYLRTGDLGYMDGDGYIFLRGRLKNVIIGPSGENIYPEEIEAILSECDHVLECLVFRQEGKMVARVHLDYESFDEKYNTRKMTETKAREKVEQLLEDIKKKVNGKVSSFSRLARIIEQVEPFEKTPTHKIKRFLYIDEEENRVR; this is translated from the coding sequence GTGAGTAGTACCCTGGAGATCCCGACCCTGAAGGCCGCGCTCGAGCGAAGCGTGGAACTGTATGCCGACCGTCCGGCTTTGAGCTTTGTGGACGGCGAGCAGACCACCTATGCCCGGTTCCATGAACTGGTCAAGGACGTATCCATGCTGCTGCAGGACCGGGGCGTCCTGCCCGGCGACCGCGTGGCCCTCATCGGCGAGAACATGCCCAACTGGGGCGTGGCCTATTTCGCCATCACCTCCATGGGCGCCGTGGCCGTTCCCATTCTGCAGGAATTCCACGACACCGCGGTGCATCACATCCTGCGCCACAGCGAATCCGTTGCCGTGTTCGCCACCAACCGCTTCATGCACAAGGTGGAGGAGGCGGACAGCGACGACCTGCACACCACCATCGTGCTGGACGACTTCACCGTGCTCGGCCATAAGGACGACCTCCGGCAGAGCTTCAAGGAAGCCATGGCCCATGCCCGCTCCCGCTACGAGCAGGTCAAGGACAAGGTCATGAAGCTCATGAAGAAGAGCGAGTCCCATGAGACAGGCCCGGACGACACGGCCGTGATCCTTTACACCTCGGGCACCACCGGGCATTCCAAGGGCGTGATCCTGACCCACCGCAACGTGGTCTTCGACGCCGAGTCCACGGCCAACATCGTCAATGTCACGCAGGAGGACCGGCTGCTTTCCGTGCTGCCCCTGGCCCATACCTACGAATGCACCCTGGGGCTGGTCATCCCGGTGCTGCGTGGCGCTTCGGTCTTTTACCTGCCCAAGCCGCCCACGCCCAGGACCCTGCTTCCGGCCATGGAAAAGGTGAAGCCCACCTACCTGCTCATCGTTCCCCTGATCATCGAGAAAATTTACAAGAACCGCATCCTGCCCAAGCTGGCCGGGTCGGGCATCGGCCGCAATCTCATGAAGATCGGCGCGGCCAAGAAAAAGCTGCAGCAGGTGGCGGGCAAGAAGCTCATGGAGGCCTTTGGAGGCAACATCAAGTGCATTCCCATCGGCGGGGCCTTCCTGTCCCCCGAGGTGGAGCTTTTCCTGCGCAATGCGGGCATCCCGTACGCCATCGGCTACGGCATGACCGAGACCTCGCCCCTGGTGTCCGGTTCCACGCCGGAAATGACCAAGTATCGCGCCGCCGGGTACCCCATCCCGGGCGTGGACGTGAAGATAGAGAAGCCGGACCCGGAAACCGGGGAAGGGGAGATCCTGGTCAAGGGGCCCAACGTCATGCAGGGCTATTACAAGGCCCCCAAGGTCACCGAAGAGGTGTTCACCGAGGACGGCTATCTGCGTACCGGCGACCTGGGCTACATGGACGGGGACGGCTACATCTTCCTGCGCGGCCGGCTCAAGAACGTGATCATCGGCCCCAGCGGGGAGAACATTTACCCCGAGGAGATCGAGGCCATCCTGAGCGAGTGCGACCATGTGCTGGAATGTCTGGTCTTCAGGCAGGAGGGCAAGATGGTGGCCAGGGTGCACCTGGACTACGAGAGTTTCGATGAAAAATACAACACCCGCAAGATGACCGAGACCAAGGCCCGGGAAAAGGTCGAGCAGCTGCTCGAGGACATCAAGAAGAAGGTCAACGGCAAGGTGTCGTCCTTCTCCAGGCTGGCCAGGATCATCGAGCAGGTGGAGCCCTTCGAGAAGACGCCCACGCACAAGATCAAGCGGTTCCTCTACATTGACGAGGAAGAGAACAGAGTGAGATAG